A DNA window from Ovis aries strain OAR_USU_Benz2616 breed Rambouillet chromosome 7, ARS-UI_Ramb_v3.0, whole genome shotgun sequence contains the following coding sequences:
- the PPP1R3E gene encoding protein phosphatase 1 regulatory subunit 3E, producing MSRERHSRTDIPRNLSFIASLTERAYYLSQRPSLEEEPEEEPSEGGTRLGARSRAPGPSRGRRARSAPAGGGGTRALRNHSPDTRKRVRFADALGLELAAVRRFRPGELPRVPRHVQVQLQRDALRHFAPCQPRARGLQEARAALEPASEPGFAARLQAQRICLERVEAGPLGVAGSARVLDLAYEKRVSVRWSADGWRSQREAPAAYAGPAPPPPRADRFSFRLPAPPIGGSLLFALRYRVTGREFWDNNGGRDYALRGPEHPGSGGNPEPLGWIHFI from the exons ATGTCTCGCGAGCGGCACTCCCGCACCGACATCCCCCGCAACCTGAGCTTCATCGCCTCGCTGACAGAGCGCGCCTACTACCTCAGCCAGCGGCCCAGCCTCGAGGAGGAGCCAGAGGAGGAACCAAGTGAGGGAGGGACGCGTCTCGGGGCCCGATCTCGAGCTCCAGGTCCGAGTCGGGGGCGCCGGGCTCGTTCTGCGCCCGCCGGAGGCGGCGGGACTCGGGCGCTCCGCAACCACAGCCCCGATACCCGTAAGAGAGTGCGTTTCGCTGACGCGCTGGGGCTGGAGCTGGCAGCCGTGCGCCGCTTCCGCCCGGGAGAGCTGCCCCGGGTGCCCCGCCACGTGCAGGTCCAGCTGCAGAGGGACGCCCTCCGCCACTTCGCGCCGTGCCAGCCCCGCGCCCGAGGCCTCCAG GAGGCGCGCGCCGCTCTGGAGCCGGCCAGCGAACCCGGTTTCGCCGCCCGCTTGCAGGCCCAGCGCATCTGCCTGGAACGCGTCGAGGCGGGCCCGCTGGGCGTGGCCGGGAGCGCGCGCGTGCTGGACCTGGCCTACGAGAAGCGCGTGAGCGTGCGCTGGAGTGCAGACGGCTGGCGGAGCCAACGAGAGGCGCCCGCCGCCTAtgccggcccggccccgccccctccgcgcGCCGACCGCTTCTCCTTCCGCCTACCGGCGCCACCCATTGGAGGTTCCCTGCTCTTCGCCCTGCGCTATCGCGTGACCGGCCGCGAGTTCTGGGACAACAACGGCGGCCGTGACTATGCTCTGCGTGGGCCGGAGCACCCGGGCAGTGGCGGAAACCCGGAGCCCCTGGGCTGGATCCACTTTATCTGA